TGCAGATGAAACAGAACTAAGAGCGGGGGGAGAAGTTTCAGTTAAAGGCCAAGGAAACTGCAGATCCATTCAGATCAGGCTGAGGTGGGCGGGGAGGGATACACACCTCCAAACAGTAAGGAGTGGATTAGTCTATCGATGATATCATCAGTTCCTCTGCTTAATTCTCTGGTGTGGGGAGAATCTTCATTTTCATGATGGGATGTATATAGTGGGGCCCTGGCAGATAGCATTGTCTACTTTGGGAAGCTCTCAAAACTTTTCATAGATTGGGCCATACCTTATTAGAGAGATTGTCTCGTGAGTACTTCCCGTACCATTCACCCAGTTCCCTCTGCCCTCCCATTCAGGATCACATAACACCACCATGGTAATTGCCTGCATAAAAAGTTAACATGAGGGAAAGTGGTTTTTCTCTTAGTGCAGCGtagcagctggagacagggagaagatAGCACCATGGGACCAACCAACTCTCCACAAGCCACCAGTAAGtgctctgcagaccacaggttgggAGTGACTGGTCTGCTTGTTTCTGTTCTTCCACCAAATGGGTAATAGATATAATTATGTTTAGGGGATTATACTCTAGGGGAAACATTATAATATATTTCATAGAAAAAATTCATCTTTGGAACACTTTAGACATTGCACTGCTATGATGCCTCAGAAGACTATATAATGTAGTTACTTTAAAAGCATTGCAACCAATGGAAATGCAGTATGCAAAAGAGCCATATGATGATTGGGCAAGTTACTGCTGATGTCAAACCCACTGATTTCACCAGTTAATATATTATTTCCCTTAGATCCTATTAAACAAACCACAGCCTTCATTAACCATGAAAGGCTGTTTCTCATTTTGACCAGACTTCAGTTTAACTTATAGCCACAAGAATCTCCCGTCAAGATGACCTATGTCTGTGCCCCTTCTTTGTGGTATACAGTGGAGGTCTGGAAGGGTTTGATATTTGTTGTTGTTCAGAAACATCAGGAATGTCAGTCTTCCTGCTTTTGCTGGAGGACTCCTTGGATGACACAGTGCTATGGTTTAGAACTTTCTCTGCTCTTAACTGAAAGGGCTAGAGATACTGAATAGGAGTTAAAACAAGAAACAGAGGTTTATATAGTCTTTCCCTCTCTATTAAtcagttttcatttcttttctattttcagtGTCAGAATCTTAGTAGATCTCTAGTCATCCATAGAATTTCCCAGGGCAGACAACACTTTGGTGTCTAATGTGAAAATCATGCAGATTGGAGGTTGGGGGATCCCTAAAAATCCCAAAACATCTTTCTGGCCATTTTTCTCCATCCTCAAGAACCAAACAAGAAAAGACACACAAGCTCCATTTTTCCCCCTTTGTCAGTTGTCTTTCACACATTAAACAATATGGTCGTTAAACATTTACCGTCTTTAAAATTGCAAGTCACTTATTTACCATCCTGGCTGTAACATTCACACTGTGTTGAATGTTATACAGAATATAATTTTCCTTTGGCATTCTGAGCGCCTTCCTCACTGGATCATATGACATCTCTTAGGTTGTGTTATTGCACTGCAGATTCATCAAGGCAGGGGAATGGCTCCCAGGGGCAGACAATGGAGTCAAAAATAGACTAGCAGTATTTTGTGAGACTTGGTCAGACAGGGTCTCAAGCACTTTTCAGGACTGATGGTCTCAAATGGTGGCAGGGCAGGTCCCGGCCTTCAGGTTACTAACTGAGGCCTTGAGTATGATGGAATTTCTAGACTTGGGGAACTATGAGAGCTGGTGAAATTGGAATTTCTGCCCCATccaaaattctgatatttcaaaatttgtttttgtcccaaatcaggaaGAAAAATTGAAATATGGAGATTTTCCCCAGAACAGCAAATTCTGAAAAGTTTCACTTCAAAATGTTCCATTGAGTATGATGGAATTTCTAGACTTGGGGAACTATGAGAGCTGGTGAAATTGGAATTTCTGCCCCATccaaaattctgatatttcaaaatttgtttttgtcccaaatcaggaaGAAAAATTGAAATATGGAGATTTTCCCCAGAACAGCAAATTCTGAAAAGTTTCACTTGAAAATGTTCCATTTAAATGTTTCTGTTTTCACATTCCCAAATTCAAATGGTTTGGTCTGTTTGAATGCCTTGTGATCTACTATCTTCTATGAGGCTAGGATCCCCAGCTagattacatctcccatgatgcattgtggTCAGGTGACTCACAAGGCCCTCCCACAATGGTTCAGTTACAGGGCCCACCACagagcatcatgggagatgtagtacAGTCAGAGGTTCCATTCAATAGAGAAGAATGGTGGCataaggcacccaaactacagtTCCCATGAGATACTATGGCAGCTCAAGCAGACAAGAGATTAATACTATACTGACCTGAAAAACTTTGAGTCtattcaacaaactgaaatgtttcaatctgGGTTGACCCGTCCTGAAACACaatatttcatttctattttcctgacagaaaattGAAGATTTTTGCAAAATCAGGGGTCTTTTTTTggtggaaactgcattttccatcaaaTTCCCAGTCAATTCTAGTAGGTCTGCTGGTTTAGACCCTTCTTGCACACTTAGTGCATTTGTGTAAAGTGTGGTCTACATTGATGCAGCTACTCCAGTTTCAAACACATTACTCCAGTCTCTTTCCTTCGTTGAGCCCTCCACCTTCTAGGCCCTatgggaaaaaatagcatgtgatcatgtaactcaAGACTGTACCATAGTGCATATGCagaaggggccaaattaaggttgcatgggcaaccttagtTCTGGTATGTCTTATCTTCTGAATGCATGACTTAGCAACCTGTATATTCTTGTGTAAGATGGCatgtttgtgtgtaatttcctaggtttttaaaaaaatcaaactaaacCGCCCCCAGAAATTCCATCAAGTGGTATCATATTTAGTCCTACATTGTTTATCAGCAGGGTTGGACACTTTAGATAtactgcacagacctctgccactgaGCTAATGaggtaactgatagcagtagtaggttattATCCTCTACGTGGGTCCAACTCTAAAGAGGTATGGGACACTCTGCCAGTGGGTTTAACAGATATTGGGTTACAGCATAGGAATTGAGAGACTCAGGAATcatgggttccattccaggctttgGAGGGGACTGTGCTTTAgagggcacagactcttctgcccatttcccccaaccTGCTTCCTTGTCTAAGtcccactcctcaggcttctcttcccagtctccttgcccagcatgTCCTAGGCTCCCCAGTTCCGGTCTCCTTGTTCAGCCAGTCTCACTTTCCCACTTCTCGGTTCCTCATCTGATCTGTGTCTCACCCCCACCCTAGCTTCTAGTCCCCCATCCCCATTGgatcccagtcccagtcttcctccCTGGGCTTCTTATCCAATCTCAGCATTCTCCCCGCAACCCTgcttccttgtcccagtctctgccctgccagtcccagttctccccctgCACTCCAGCCCCTTGTAAGATCTGTGTCCCCGCTTCCTCCGCTccttccccctaccccaccccattGGTATGCAATCCCAGTCTCCCCCCAGCCCACTAGTTTCCCTTTCCCTTCCATCCTCCCCTCATCTCTAGCCTCAGATTCTCTCCACCAGCCCAGACCctttgtcccaatctactcccctttccttccctccccccggcccaCACCACCGCCCCTCCGGTCTGGCTCTTGTCACTTCTACATTCAGATCAGACAGTTTCCTCTACCTGCTTGGGCCTGTCAGGGGATCATGGCTCCGAAGCAGATGGGGGCCCTGCTAaatcttttcaaagaaaaggtcacaagttttttttaaacatatttttttccaAGCCTCGTTACTAGAAACATCTGAGCCATTTTGGCTAAAATCTTCCCCCAAAAATCAGCCTAAGGCAGACACTCAGTATGGGAAATTTCTGCCTAAACAGcttgaagtttggcaaagttctaAGCAACTAAAAACAGGAGCTTATAATGGGAAGCATCAGGCAACCTTTACTCTGGGTGGTGCTCCCAGCTCCGCCTATAGTAAAATATTCAACTCCTTTGGAAATAACATGTGGAGTGCTTCAGTGTGGCCGCTACCTACACTGATGGCAGGGGTTCCCCCGTCACCTTCCCAAGAGGTGgcagctaggtcgacagaagaatttttccatcaacctagtgctgtctgtACTGGGGGTGAGGCTGGGTCCAGGGTGAGGATTGTTCACGCCCCTGAGCGATGCGACTGGGTCTAACTTTTTAGTGCAGACCTGGCCTCGGAGTACGAAGCCTATATTCTCCCAGAGCATGTTTGGCCTGTGACCATCTCTGCAGCTACGTCACTGGGGACCAGCAGGCTGGCTCTCTGGGCTGACTGGGGCTTTTCTAACCCAACCAGTTAGGAGCAGTCTGTTTTAGTGGCACCCACAGACTTGACATATTTTGCCCTTGGGCTCCCTCCACTGGCTTGAATGGGTAGTGACACACACTGTGCCCACACCCGATGCTGGTGCTTGGACAAGGAAGTGACCATGTTAATGTCTAGATCTATTAGACcaagtgggggttgggggtgagcCGCTGCACAGTGAAGCCAGAAGCTGGCAATCATAGGATTTCACTTCCTGGCCAAGGAAAGATGAGGCACCGGCTGAAATGCCTCTGGCTCGATTTATTTTGCCAATTCTGCCGCTCCTACGACGATTGCAACATTTTCCTTCCCAGCGAAAACTCATAGTGCAGTGACTCTGCCATAGCATTGGTCCACACGCTGAGGATCTGGAAAGTGTGTTGGCAGAAAGAGTGGCCCCGACAGTAAATGATCGAAGTCCCATGCATTGAATTTGATCATTTATAATAACAGGCTGTTAGTTAAAGAAAGCAGACTGCAAACGTTAATAACGGTCTCATCACCTCACTGTGTTTATATTTCATTAATGCCTAGAGCTGCCACCTGAGCTCAAGGCACCATTGTACTGGGTGCTGGACCGATAAAGGGACAGGTGCTGCACCAGAGAGCTAATCAACATAGAGTAGACAGCtaaaggaaggggggaggggaaatttaGGGACAAAGAAGCAAAGTGACTTGTCTCAGGTCATGccgaatagaacccaggagtccagactcccagtcccagtctctggCCACAAGATCCACTTCCTCTCATTACACCATGCCCCCTATCCTACAGCTGACTGGCTCTGGACGCAGAGAGCTCTGTCTTTTCAGCCTCTGATTTTGTCTCTTTGCCTCAGTAGCCCAACTCCCAAACTCGTGTTCAACAGAGTGAATGGCAAGAAGCCCCCGGTGACGACACAGCCCACGGCAGCCACAGAGGAGAGCTACACGCTGGCCCACGAGGAGAACGTCCGTTTTGTCTATGAAAGTAAGAGGCGGGGTCTGGCTAGTCTCCTAGGGGTGTATCAGTGCCGGAGGTTCCTGGGGGCTGTAACATAGCAGAGGGGACGCAGGGGTGTCTCGGTGCCAGAGGTTCCCCGGGGGTTGTAATAGACCAGAGGGGATGCAGGAGAGTCTCAGTGCTGGAGGTTCCTGGGGGCTGTAACGTAGCAGAGGGGACAAAGGGGTGTCTCGGTGCCGAGGGCTGGAATAGAGCAGAGGAGATGCAGGGGTGTTTCGGTGCTGGGAATTCTCGGGGGCTGTGAAGTAGCACAGGGGACACAGAGGTGTCTCGGTGCTGGGGGAGGTCCCAGGGGTGTCTTGCTGCTGGGGATTCCTGGGGGCTGTAACACAGCAGAGGGGAtgcaggggtgtctgggtgctgaggGTTCCCGGGGGCTGTAATAGAGCAGAGGGTTGTCTTGGTGCCGGGGCTCCTGGGGACTGTAAGAAAGCAGATGGGAGGCAGGGGTGTCTCGGTTCCATGGGGTCCCAGGGGCTGTAACAGGGGGGTGTCTTGGAGCTGGGTATTCCCCCAGGGCTGTAATAAAGCAGAGGGGACGCAGCGGTGTCTCTGGTGCTGGGGGTTCCCAGGGCCTGAAACATAGCAGAGGGGATGCAGGAGTGTCTTGGTGCTGGGGTTCTCTGGGGCTGTAACAgagcagaggggaggcaggggtgtctcagtgctgggggttcccgggggctgtAACGTGATAGAGGGGACATAGGGGTGTCTCTGTGCCAGGGGTTCCTGGTGCTTACCCATGGTAAGGATCCTGTTGTGTGACTTGGTCCTTCTCTCACTACCCCAGCAAACTGCCACCTCCATGACATCGCTCATCTCTGAGCACTTGAGGATGTTGATTGGAGGTTTCTTGTGATCCAGACATGCTGCAGCCAGCATCCCCTTTTCTCCTTCGCTTGCCCAGACTCTGAGTGGGGATTtgggggtcctggtggataatcagctgaacatgagctcccagtatgatgctGTGGCTCAAAGGCTAATGCCACCCTgggaggtgtaaacaggggaatctcgagtaggaccAGAGATGGTCTTATCTTTGTGCCTGGCACTGGCGAgactactgctggaatactgtgtccagttctggtgcctgcAGCCGAagagggatgttgataaattggagaggggtcagagaaaagccatgggaatgattaaaggattagaaaacctgcctgatagTGACAGATGGAGCTTCTTGAGTCTAGTTAGTTTAACAAAGCAAAGGTTGAGGGGTAACTTGATCACAGCCTACTTGGGGAATAAATACTTGAttatgggttcttcagtctagcaaagatCCAAACAGgatccactggctggaagctgaagccagaccaattcagactggaaatcagatGTAAATTGGTAAGAGTaagggaattaaccattggaagaaagaacgaggaggacttgtgacaccttagagactaacaaatttatgtgagcataagctttcgtgggctaaaacccatttcatcggttcatccaatgaagtgggttttagcccatgaaagcttatactcacataaagttgttagtctctaaggagccacaagtcctcctcgttctttttgctgatacagactaacatggctgccactctgaaacccattGGAAGAAGTTACCAAGGGGTATGGGGGGTTCTCCAGCACTGACAGTTGTTCAGCCCAGACTGGGTGTGTTTCtgacagatctgctctagggagtGACTGGGGGCTGTTCTCTGGCCTGCATTACACAGGCGTTCAACCCCCATGATcccagtggttccttctggcctcagactcagggaatgtgtgtgtggggtgggggctgttagcggtgggggaggaggtctgccTGCCCTGCCACATGGGCATGCGATTCCCTTGGTAAGGCTGTCACCAGCTCCAGGGAGCATCTCCACAGTGCGGTGGCCAGAGCAGCCCAGTGATGTCTCCTCTCCTGGGTCCGCGTCTgggggctctgcaggcagcagcacttgccagggcaggcagagaaagCCTATCCCTGGGGCACACCCATGGGGGACACACCCatgagagcccccccccccgtcactcaGCAGCAACATGCCTGCCCCAGGCCAGGTGCTGGAGCAGAATCTTGTAGATCTgggcagaggtggggatggggaggccATAGGGGGCTGGGGACAGGGGGGCGGAGAAGCACAAGGGGGATCCAACTTCCAGCAGAGCTGGCCGTGCCTGTGCTGGACCAATCAGAGCGCAGGCTCCTTTGCGTGATGGTGGCTCACAGCTTCGCTCTCCCTTCCAGCCTGGCAACAGGTTGAACAACAGCTGGACGGCAGCTGGCCAGGGGAGAGCGGGCGTGGCCCGGTGCAGTATGCGGAGAAAACTCCCAACCCCGTGTTGACAAGTAAGTGCCCAGGGGCCACCTGCAGGGGGCGGCACATACCTCAGCAGGAGATGCATGCAGGAGAGGAGGCGCTAGGTGCtggctgatggaccaggctggcTTCCTAGAGACCAGTGCATCCTCAGCTCTTTATTAGGGTGACCCACCAACTGCATTTGGgcttcttggggggagggggtccacCATtatccctgctcccctcctcagCAACCcttcctgctctctgctcccacctcAAATGCCTGTTGCCCCCTCTCCCCTTCTGGTGCTGACTGTCCGCTCGCAGGCTCCAGTTGCGTGCTCCCAGCCTGGGGTGACAGGCCGGTGCCAGCAGGACTCCAGCTAATACGCAGACAGTAGCAGAGTGGAGGTTGCGAtgtgggctggagctcaggctctgaagcccagccAGTCCCCCTTGGTGAGAGAGTCTGACTGCCAGCTCCAGCCAGAACAGCCACGTGGTGACCCTGAGTGGGTCTGGCTGGGCagctcgctcccagctgcagtgcagacgtcCACAGGAGGGCAGCACGTTGTTACCCAGGAGCCTGGGGCTCGTCTCCTGCTCTGGAGAAAAGTGCCCTGGGTCCTTGAATCAGCCCAAGTCACTAGGAGCTCCCTTCTCTGGTTCTTCTGTAAAATATCCCCAATTCCAGCGACCAGGCTGGATCAGTGGCACCTCGGAGAGGGGAGCCCCCACCAGCACCATGCCAGCAGATTGGGCCAGATCTGGCTCAGGGGAAGAGTGCCCCCTTCTGAGTCACCAGCACTGTGTAACTCTGCTCTTGGCCAGATCACTCATGAGCACCATTGACTTGGCCTCGCTCACTCACTGGGGAAGCCTTTTGCCAGGAAGCCCAGGGCTCTCCTGGGAGCAGCAGGCGGGGTCAGACTCCCACGAGGAGCCCCCTCATCTCCTCCAAAACTGACGGCACCAAGTTTTCCACACCTGGCAGCCCAGTCACATAGCTCCAGGGAGTGAAGCTGCCACTTTCGTGGCAGGAACAAGGAGACCTTGATCAAACGCACGAAGAAGGGGGGTTGCTGTCGCGTCCTTCATACTCCCAGCAGCCCAAAGAAAGAACTGGGGGAGCCATGGTGcaggcagctgcagcagccagcaggaagAGCAGATATACTGTGGTTGAAAGAAGGGGAGGTGCTCCAGGGCAGGGGAATTATTCCCTCCTGAGCTTAAACAGGGGCAGTGGTGAGAAGCCAGGAGAAAAGAGGATAGAGAGCCTTTTACCTGCAGTCCAATGTCACCCCCCAGTGGTAGATGGGGGAATTGCCATATGCCAATGTGAGCACCGTTAAGCTGTGTTTCTATCTCCATACATTCTGTTCCAGTCTCTTTCTCTTTCAGATTTTGTGCCGATTGACCTGGAGGAATGGTGGGCACAGCAGTTTCTAGCCAAAATTGAAAACGGCtcgtaaaaaaacaacaaccaaaaataCAGTGTAAGAAATACACTTGTTAAAATAATCCCAGCCCAAGTGACACCAACGGAAATGGACCACGGCTCTGCCATGCCACCCACAGCCCTCTGCCTGGACAGGGGAGGAGAGCAGCCcactgccctggctgggattCCTTAAGTGCCAGTGTTCACACACTTGAAACTCCTGCAGACTCTAGGGCCTGGCGACACAACTGCAGCGTGggtgtggagggagagagaggactgTGACCCCCTACCCCCGtcatctctctcctctttctgcccctTGAGCTCTGCCCTATGGGAAGACAATGGTTATCTGTAGCCAGGACCTTGGTACAATAAAGAGCTGAAACTGCCAGTGGATGGAAGCTTGCTCTGCTTGTGGGGCTTTATTTGCAGGCTTGGTGCTGACCAAGGAGGGGCAACAGACAGCAAGGCCCGGTACAGCCACCCGCTgccactccacctctgcaagGCTGGTGGCACCAGACAGAGCCACATGTGACTCTTCTGGTTCCTCCACTGGGGGGGAGGCATGCAAAAGAACCAGTGTCTGAGTGATGAGGATGGGCTGCTGGGTCAGAATATTTGGTTGCCTTTGCAGCTAGGCTGGTCATGGGCAGCAGGGAGTTTACCTGCAGCTGGTGCCCCTGGCTGAGGAGTGGAAGGTGTCCATGTCTGACTGGGGTAGCGTTTGGCACACACCGTACAGGGAAATGGCTGCCCCATTGCACATTCCCTGCTGAGCTGGTGCAGCCCCTTCACTGTGCTCCAGGCTTTGGGCTCCTGGCTGGCCCTGGAGCAGCTTGAATGGGGaaccctggggcggggggtgggggggaaggggagcagatTCAAAGCACAAAAATAACTTGGTTCAGCCAGGCCAGCATGCCACTTTGGGCTCTCCCAGACCCCATCCTCACAGAGGCCCGTTCTTCCCTATGCTAAGCACTCTCATGACATGCctctcacctcccccaccccatccaccaCAGAGGCATTGCCCCTCCTTACCCTGAACCTGCACATTcacaccacccccacccactaACTGAGGGTTTAGActactcttctccattgccttaggCTCCGCAACTCTTGCCAGCCACCCCCCCAATCACTCCACCAGCCAGGCCTGGCACCTGTGTGATGAGGGGCAGGATCTGAGAGGCAAAGAGACAAGCCaaggcctgcagcagctggggaagctgagcccaggaggaGCCGAGCGAGATCCCCAACTACAGGCCAGAGACTAGGCAGGACGGCACTGCGTGGGCAGAGGCACCACTTCTGTTACCTCTGTTCCCCTAAAAAACCAACCTAGGGTCACACTTGTATTAGTTTTATTACAGTGCCGCTGTTGGGTCAGACAGAAAAGGGAAGGAGCTTATTTATACACCACATTCAGATTCACCACATTCATACCCCCATGAACCCACACATTTACACAGGCGGAGAGCTACCGGAGACAGCATGGGAAGCCAAGAAGCCGAAGCGTGGTAGATCTGGCGTGTCCGCCTGCGGTCACGGACAAGGGCTGGTGAGCAGCTCAAGGAGCAGCAGCTTGTGTGCATGGCTGCTTGCTTTTATTTTGGAACTGGGTGCTCCTGTCATGTACACTGAGTTTTTCTTCTGTGTCTGTCATGGAGAAGCATTCCCAGTCCCTCCCTGTTCCTTTCATGCATCTTTTCTTTAGAGCACTCTGTGATTGCCTTCTCAGGGCAGATTATATCAGACATACCTGGCTCCGGGCTCTTTTCTCCTTGCAGTTCCTCTCCGCCCAGTCCCCCATACACTCCCTCGTTCACACCCCCTtatcttccacacacacactccctagTTCACACTCTCTCTGACTGTGGGATGGGATATTACAGAGCTTGGCAGTTCATATAAGTGGTAACTTGAAAAGGTTGCAGAGCTTCAAAGGTTACAAAACTTAAAAGGCTATGCTAACAGTAAATGAAGTTACAAAGTCTGCAACAAGGTTGCAGAACGTAATGATACATGTTACAGATCTTACAATCGCATTTGAGCAGAGGCTTTACATAACATGTAAGTTGTGCTGCTGGTGTAGTGGTATCATGCAAGATTCCCATTCTTGCGACCCGGGTTCGATTCCCGGGCGGCGCAGAgaaattttggggggagggatagctcagtggtttgagcattggcctgctaaacccagggttgtgagttcaatccttgaggggaccatttgggatctggggcaaaaactggggattggtcctgctttgagcagggggttggactagatgacctcctgaggtcccttccaactctgtgattCTGTAACATTTTCCACCCTTTGGTCGCCCAAATTGTGGTGACCATCCAAAGGGGAACGACATGTCTCCACTCATCCATGCTAGTGCTTCAACTCCCAGAACAATTCCAGCTTTTCATTACATGTAGCATGTCCACAGTAACAGACAAACATATCAAAATATTGACCAGAGGATGTAACAATGAGCATCAAACAGCCCTTCTCATGTACAACATTTAgatgaaaatcaaaacatttggtGGGAAGGTAAACAATCAGTAAAGGGGGTAGTTATACACAGGCTTTTGGACGGAGGTGGCCACCACAGGGATAGGTATGTGATTGACAATTTGGCAGGAGACAGAGGGGTAGGGAGTGGGAGGGGTCTAAGAGTTAAAGAGAGCTCTGAGCCTAATACAGTATCTTCCCTCTTCCCAAACATCGTACACCATAATGCTAGCAATGAGACAAGTGCGACAAGACAAACATGAAACAGAAAACATAGAACATGAGACAACATagaagttgtttgtttgtttgtttgtttggtcgCAATGATGCACCATGGTACGTTTCAGTTGTTCTTCAGCTGGTACCAGCTCTTTTGAagaaggtgattcttttacctttttttttaattaaaattcttcttttaagaacctgattgatttttcattgttctttaagatccaagggtttgggtctgtggtcacctgtacaaattggtgaggattcttatcaagccttccccaggaaagggggtgtagggcttgggaggatattttgggggaagacgtctccaagtgggctctttccctggtctttgtgtaagacgcttggtggtggcagcatagggttcaaggacaaggcaaagtttgtaccttggggaagtttctaacctcagctggtaagaataagcttagggggtctttcatgcaggtccccacatctgtaccctaatgttcagaatggggaaggaaccttgacaggggcctTGGCCAATTTGGTACACTGTATCACTTCCCTTATTATATATAGTAAATGGCCCCTCCCACCTTgcttggaggggcttagtgtTCCATGTACATTACCTGATCACCCACCTGCCAGGCGGGTGGTTTCTGTC
The Lepidochelys kempii isolate rLepKem1 chromosome 10, rLepKem1.hap2, whole genome shotgun sequence DNA segment above includes these coding regions:
- the MCRIP2 gene encoding MAPK regulated corepressor interacting protein 2 isoform X3, translating into MMYTITRGPSKLATQRRTGPTQQVESKAADLKGRQPPHSAWPLSSSPTPKLVFNRVNGKKPPVTTQPTAATEESYTLAHEENVRFVYETWQQVEQQLDGSWPGESGRGPVQYAEKTPNPVLTISFSFRFCAD
- the MCRIP2 gene encoding MAPK regulated corepressor interacting protein 2 isoform X1, producing the protein MMYTITRGPSKLATQRRTGPTQQVESKAADLKGRQPPHSAWPLSSSPTPKLVFNRVNGKKPPVTTQPTAATEESYTLAHEENVRFVYETWQQVEQQLDGSWPGESGRGPVQYAEKTPNPVLTNFVPIDLEEWWAQQFLAKIENGS
- the MCRIP2 gene encoding MAPK regulated corepressor interacting protein 2 isoform X2 translates to MMYTITRGPSKLATQRRTGPTQQVESKAADLKGRQPPHSAWPLSSPTPKLVFNRVNGKKPPVTTQPTAATEESYTLAHEENVRFVYETWQQVEQQLDGSWPGESGRGPVQYAEKTPNPVLTNFVPIDLEEWWAQQFLAKIENGS